CAATAGATCGTTTTGATCGCCTGTAGACTGCACCATAATACTGGAAGTAAATTCACCATCGAAAAGAGCAAAATCTTCTTCTTCAACAAAACCATCGATTACATTTGCAATGTCAGATAAAACTAAACGCGTACCATCTTCAGCCGTGCGCAGGACGAGTTTTCCATACTCTTTGCCTGTATAGGCTTGTCCTTGAGTTCTAAGTAAAATATCGCCGCCTGTGGTTTTAATCGTACCACCTGGCATGTCTATAGACGAATTGCGTACAGCACGAGCAATTTCATCAAAGGTCATGCCGTATTGCTGTAATTTTTCTTCTGAAACTTCGATACTAATTTCATAGTCGCGACTACCAACCACTTCGGCGCTATTAACACTAGGTAGTGCCATAATCTCATCACGTATGTCCTGCGCCATTACTTGGCGTGAGCGGCGATCCATCGAGCCACTAACAGATAACCAAAGCACTTGACCTTTGAATTCTTGTTTGGTGATGATTGGCTTTTCTGTTTGTTCAGGGAAGGTGGTAATTGCATCGACTTGCATTTGTACTTCATCAAGCTTCTCAGATAAAGAATAGCCTGATTGTAGCTCTAGCGTGACACGGCCAAACCCCTCACTCGCATTGGATGTGACTCGCTTTATCCCTTCGATATTTTCGATCGCTTCTTCAACTTTAAGGATAACGCCTTCTTCCACTTCTTCAGGCGCCGCACCTAAATGCGGTACTGCTATAACAATACTGTTGGGGTTGAATTCAGGGAACATTTTCTTGTTCATACCTTGGTAAGAAAACCAACCAACAATTAGAATAAATACCATTAATAAATTGGCTGCTACACTATTTCGAGCAAACCAAGCGATAATACCTGTTTCTGTTTTGGGCGTTTCACTCATGATTTATCGCCTTGCTCTTCTCCAGATTTATCTGCTTCTGCGTCCGTACCAGCGACTTGCTCTGCTTGCTGTTCTTCCCCACTAACTCGAACGGTCATGCCTTCCACGGGTGTTTCGATATTTGTCATTATCAGTCGAAGATCGCTGTCTATAACATCCAAAGTGTAAACAAAGGCCACCTCAGCTCGTAGAACATTGACTTCTTTAATATGCAGTTTGTTTTGCGAATCAACCAAGTAAACGGTATTAGCGCCATGTACAGCACTGCGTGGGATAGCTGTAGCATCTGATACTTGCTTGCCTGTGATATCTGCATTAACAAATGAGCCAATCCGTAATTCACTGTTATTACTGCCTTGTACTATGCCGTAAGGATCATCTAACTGTGCAACAACGTAATGAACCCGGCTAGTCATATCTACCACCCCCTCATAACGCGTAAGCTTTGACTGCCAGCCATGCTTGACTCCGTCAACTTCATAAAATAACTCTACAGAAGAGCCAGAGGCCTCCGATTGGTTGATTTTAGGTAAATTTAAGAACGCAACATCACGCTGTTTTACTGGTAAGCGAATTTCAGCATAATCGACCGCGAATGTTGCAGCAATAGAACTGCCAACAGTTACATATTGGCCAATATCTACGTGTTTAGCTTTCAGCATGGCATCATAAGGTGCTAGGATTTTAGTGCGCTCAAGTTTTGTTTTTGCTTCTTTTAAGTCAGCTTTTGCAGCTTTAATCGCTGCTCTGGCTTGATGTAATTGAGGAGTACGTAATGCTAATTTAGGCGCTTCTTCCAGCTTATTGCCTGTTAGCAACCATTCTTCTTTTGCTTGCGCTCCACGTGCTTGTTCTTGTTCAAGTTCTGCAGTCGCAGATTCTAATTGCGACTCGGCTTTGAGTAAGGCTACTTGATAGGTAATGTCATCGATTTGCATCAACTCTTCGCCCTTTCTAAAAAAGCCCCCCACTTGGAATTTATTTGAAACAGAAACAACATTCCCGGACACTTCAGAAATCAAATTAGTTTCCGTTCTAGGCATAACAGAACCTTGGCTAGCAATGGAAAATGCGACATCTTGTTGATTTAATGTAATAACTTCAACCAAAGGAGCCTTAACTACAATTGGTTTTTTGGCAGGTTTTGGCGCTAATATGCCCATGATGATTAATATAATAACTGCCGTAAAGATGATGGCAATCGGGGTTAACACATAGCGTAATTGCACCATCCTGCGAGCAGGTTTTGCTTCAATGGTTGTGACGGGCTCTGTCATTATTATTATTTCCAAGAGATTAAGATAAGTTATATTTTCAGTATGTTACGGGCTAGCGATTATACTTTCAATGCTAGTGACGGAAGCTAGGCTGTAAATTTTGCCCAAGAAAGTAAAATCTGACGAAAATCATCTAAGCCACAACTACTAATTACGTTAGAATCGAAATTAAGATCATCATCGTTTAACTCGTTTGGCATTTCCCCAGTGCCATTCATATTAATGTTAGGTTGGATATGCGCATCATGAGACGATAAGGTGACGGAATATTCTTTACCTGTCACAGTAATTTCTTGATCTTGCCCTTGCTCTATATTAGATACCGCCAACAGCAATGCAGATAACATTTCGGCATTGTTGCCCACTTCTACTTCCAGCCATGGACCAATCATTTCCTGCTCATAAGAAAACTGCGCTTTTGCACTTCCCGTGATCGGGTCGTGTCTGAATTCATATTCCATTTATTCTCCGTAATCATGCGTGAATTACGCTATTTATTTTAATACTCCAGCTAGCTTAAGTGTAGCAAAACTGAGCCATCAGGGCTCAAAATTAACTAAAAAAGGAAAAGAAGTTGGAGATATTTGATGAAGAAAGTTAAGCGTGCAAATTAACCGACTAAATTTCTTAGCATAATTTGGAATTTAGCCAGTGTATTGCTGTGTGATCGTCAGCGAAAAATTGATGTTCCAGCCCTGCTTCATGATAAATTTTGCTCAGTAAATCACGGCTAATGACCGGTGTTGAACATGACGATAAATTGATTGCAACGGCTTTAGCATTACCTTGTTTGATAAAATTTAAATGGGCGTTATAACAGTCTTGCCCGGCAATTGCCTCGCCATTTAGCTTTAGCAGTACTGCATATTTATCGTGCTGAATTTGTCTAATAGCATTTACCAGCTTAATATGTAGCGCCATAAAGTATTCGAGATTCCATGGTCCAATAGACTCTATAATGACAATGTTGTCTTCAACGAAAATGGTTGCCCTGCCATGTGCGGAGAAATCAATAACCAATAAGACGCCCTTCGTTAAGGTAA
This window of the Thalassotalea atypica genome carries:
- a CDS encoding YacL family protein, which produces MEYEFRHDPITGSAKAQFSYEQEMIGPWLEVEVGNNAEMLSALLLAVSNIEQGQDQEITVTGKEYSVTLSSHDAHIQPNINMNGTGEMPNELNDDDLNFDSNVISSCGLDDFRQILLSWAKFTA
- a CDS encoding efflux RND transporter periplasmic adaptor subunit: MTEPVTTIEAKPARRMVQLRYVLTPIAIIFTAVIILIIMGILAPKPAKKPIVVKAPLVEVITLNQQDVAFSIASQGSVMPRTETNLISEVSGNVVSVSNKFQVGGFFRKGEELMQIDDITYQVALLKAESQLESATAELEQEQARGAQAKEEWLLTGNKLEEAPKLALRTPQLHQARAAIKAAKADLKEAKTKLERTKILAPYDAMLKAKHVDIGQYVTVGSSIAATFAVDYAEIRLPVKQRDVAFLNLPKINQSEASGSSVELFYEVDGVKHGWQSKLTRYEGVVDMTSRVHYVVAQLDDPYGIVQGSNNSELRIGSFVNADITGKQVSDATAIPRSAVHGANTVYLVDSQNKLHIKEVNVLRAEVAFVYTLDVIDSDLRLIMTNIETPVEGMTVRVSGEEQQAEQVAGTDAEADKSGEEQGDKS